A window of Halococcus agarilyticus contains these coding sequences:
- the aglM gene encoding UDP-glucose 6-dehydrogenase AglM — translation MEISVVGSGYVGTSVAACLADLGHRVVAIDIDERIVDALNAGETPIHEPGLDERVATHSGDRLRATTDHAALRETDVTFVALQTPTREDGSIDLSVVEAGMRDIGEELAATEGYHLVVVKSTVIPGMVEERLVPVLEDASGERAGEAFGVAVNPEFQSQGSAVTDFLEPDKLVFGTEDKDSRALERLHGVYEPLVAANESEVPIVETGRREAAMVKYANNVFLAGKISLINELGNVCKEFGVDSYEVADAIGLDDRIGERFLRSGVGWGGSCFPKDTDALRAAARSVGYEPTLLDAIVDVNDRQPERMLELLERHVDPAGKRIAVLGLAFKPGTDDIRGSRATPIIAGLLERGADVAAYDPVAASAMAEKYPDIEYTGSAADALRGADGALVVTDWDEFAALDGAFDEMSSRVVIDGRRIVEPREGLTYEGLTW, via the coding sequence ATGGAGATCAGCGTCGTTGGCAGCGGCTACGTCGGCACGAGCGTCGCGGCCTGTCTCGCCGACCTCGGACACCGTGTGGTCGCGATCGACATCGACGAGAGGATCGTCGATGCCCTGAACGCCGGCGAGACGCCGATCCACGAGCCGGGGCTCGACGAGCGCGTTGCGACGCACTCGGGCGACCGGCTCCGCGCGACGACCGACCACGCCGCCCTCCGCGAGACCGACGTCACGTTCGTCGCGCTTCAGACACCCACCCGCGAGGACGGCAGCATCGACCTCTCCGTGGTCGAGGCGGGCATGCGCGACATCGGCGAGGAACTCGCGGCGACCGAGGGCTACCACCTCGTCGTGGTCAAGAGCACCGTGATCCCGGGGATGGTCGAGGAACGCCTCGTCCCGGTCCTCGAAGACGCCTCGGGGGAGCGCGCGGGCGAGGCGTTCGGCGTCGCGGTCAACCCCGAGTTCCAGAGCCAGGGATCGGCAGTTACGGACTTCCTCGAACCCGACAAGCTCGTGTTCGGCACTGAAGACAAGGACAGTCGAGCACTCGAACGACTCCACGGTGTGTACGAGCCGCTGGTCGCTGCAAACGAGAGTGAGGTGCCGATCGTCGAGACCGGCCGGCGCGAGGCCGCGATGGTGAAGTACGCGAACAACGTCTTCCTCGCGGGGAAGATCAGCCTCATCAACGAGCTCGGCAACGTCTGCAAGGAGTTCGGCGTCGACTCCTACGAGGTCGCCGACGCGATCGGGCTCGACGACCGGATCGGCGAACGGTTCCTCCGATCGGGCGTTGGCTGGGGTGGGTCGTGCTTCCCGAAGGACACCGACGCGCTCCGGGCCGCCGCGCGCTCGGTGGGCTACGAGCCGACGCTGCTCGACGCGATCGTCGACGTCAACGATCGCCAGCCCGAGCGGATGCTCGAACTGCTCGAACGCCACGTCGATCCCGCAGGCAAGCGGATCGCAGTGCTCGGGCTGGCGTTCAAGCCCGGCACCGACGACATCCGCGGGTCGCGCGCGACGCCGATCATCGCCGGGCTGCTCGAACGCGGTGCGGACGTGGCGGCCTACGATCCGGTCGCCGCCAGCGCGATGGCCGAGAAATACCCCGATATCGAGTACACCGGCTCGGCGGCCGACGCGCTTCGGGGAGCTGACGGTGCGCTCGTGGTCACCGACTGGGACGAGTTCGCGGCGCTCGACGGCGCGTTCGACGAGATGAGTAGTCGAGTAGTGATCGACGGCCGGCGGATCGTCGAGCCGCGCGAGGGGCTCACCTACGAGGGACTGACGTGGTGA
- the trmY gene encoding tRNA (pseudouridine(54)-N(1))-methyltransferase TrmY, which yields MRQFVVSGHEAPTTAEFSLDDLAGGAGRLDVCCRCVNSAFFLSHDLREDVRVWLVLADEFAVRFEGSELRRLNPDERSTAALVRNALDSREEAIGHMEVESSPGVFLSRRGFEPILEEVAEESTIVALHEDGDPVGEIDPPENPAFVLSDHRDFTGHEAELLAEVADARVRLGPERLHADHAITVAHNWLDTAGYTRY from the coding sequence ATGCGCCAGTTCGTCGTCTCGGGTCACGAGGCCCCCACGACCGCCGAGTTCTCGCTCGACGACCTCGCCGGTGGTGCGGGGCGGCTCGACGTGTGCTGTCGGTGTGTGAACTCGGCGTTCTTCCTCTCGCACGATCTCCGCGAGGACGTTCGGGTGTGGCTCGTGCTCGCCGACGAGTTCGCGGTGCGCTTCGAGGGCAGCGAACTCCGCCGGCTGAACCCCGACGAGCGCTCGACGGCCGCGCTGGTCCGGAACGCGCTCGATTCGCGCGAGGAGGCCATCGGCCACATGGAAGTCGAGAGTTCGCCGGGCGTCTTCCTCTCGCGACGCGGGTTCGAGCCGATCTTGGAGGAGGTCGCCGAGGAGAGCACCATCGTCGCGCTCCACGAGGACGGCGATCCCGTCGGAGAGATCGACCCACCGGAGAATCCAGCGTTCGTGCTGTCGGACCACCGCGATTTCACCGGCCACGAGGCCGAGCTGCTGGCCGAGGTTGCGGATGCTCGGGTGCGTCTCGGCCCCGAGCGGCTTCATGCGGATCACGCCATCACGGTCGCGCACAACTGGCTCGACACCGCGGGGTACACCCGGTACTGA
- a CDS encoding DUF7383 domain-containing protein yields MNQPTRANYALLTVQEYLGDSADGLDVSWAEFVGNHRSSEFEFTVPTEPVVDPYLELQVFDISAYDHEILVNGDALTGFDIPPADGWQYWMDPITGADLVEGTNTLRFVRDASTGDDFVIGTVTVHWKEPVE; encoded by the coding sequence ATGAATCAGCCCACCCGTGCGAACTACGCGCTCCTCACCGTCCAGGAATACCTCGGCGATAGCGCCGACGGACTCGACGTGTCGTGGGCGGAGTTCGTCGGCAACCACCGTTCGAGCGAGTTCGAGTTCACCGTCCCCACCGAGCCGGTCGTCGACCCGTACCTCGAACTCCAGGTCTTCGACATCTCGGCATACGACCACGAAATCCTCGTCAATGGCGACGCGCTCACGGGCTTCGATATCCCGCCCGCCGACGGCTGGCAGTACTGGATGGACCCGATCACCGGCGCGGACCTCGTGGAGGGCACCAACACGCTTCGGTTCGTCCGCGACGCTAGCACGGGCGACGACTTCGTGATCGGCACAGTCACAGTCCACTGGAAGGAACCAGTCGAGTGA
- a CDS encoding CHY zinc finger protein, with amino-acid sequence MVDQIDGDDRSDADDRTATDDHALDVPIRGVGVDAETRCRHYRTDRDVVAIALPCCETFYPCIECHGALADHETSRWPQARFDERAVVCGRCGAQFSIAAYLDSDHRCPQCDGAFNPGCRRHWDRYFAIE; translated from the coding sequence ATGGTCGACCAGATCGATGGAGACGACCGGTCCGACGCGGACGATCGCACCGCGACCGACGATCATGCACTCGACGTGCCGATCCGTGGCGTCGGGGTCGACGCCGAAACGCGCTGTCGGCACTACCGGACCGATCGCGACGTCGTGGCCATCGCGCTGCCGTGCTGTGAGACGTTCTACCCCTGCATCGAGTGCCACGGGGCGCTCGCCGATCACGAGACGAGCCGGTGGCCGCAGGCACGCTTCGACGAACGGGCCGTGGTCTGTGGGCGCTGTGGCGCGCAATTCTCGATCGCGGCGTATCTCGACAGCGATCATCGCTGCCCGCAGTGTGACGGCGCGTTCAACCCTGGCTGTCGTCGTCACTGGGATCGCTACTTCGCCATCGAGTAG
- the aglF gene encoding UTP--glucose-1-phosphate uridylyltransferase AglF, which yields MKAVVIAAGEGTRLRPLTEDKPKGMVEIDGKPILTHCFEYLTDLGADELIVVVGYKKEVIVSHYDDEFEGVPITYTHQREPKGIAHALLTAEEHIDDDFMLMLGDNIFAANLADVVDRQREDRADAAFLVEEVPMEEADRYGVCDTNDYGEVTDIVEKPDDPPTNLVLTGFYTFTPAIFHACHLVQPSGRGEYEVSDAIDLLLRSGRTIDAVKMDGWRIDVGYPEDRDEAERRLQEQRGEASAETDAESGTETADASSNE from the coding sequence ATGAAAGCCGTCGTGATCGCCGCTGGCGAGGGGACTCGCCTCCGGCCGCTCACCGAGGACAAGCCGAAGGGAATGGTCGAGATCGACGGGAAACCCATTCTCACGCACTGCTTCGAGTATCTCACCGATCTCGGTGCGGACGAGCTCATCGTCGTCGTCGGCTACAAGAAGGAGGTCATCGTCAGCCACTACGACGACGAGTTCGAGGGCGTGCCGATCACCTACACCCACCAGCGCGAGCCGAAGGGGATCGCCCACGCCCTGCTCACCGCCGAGGAGCACATCGACGACGACTTCATGCTGATGCTCGGCGACAACATCTTCGCGGCGAACCTCGCGGACGTCGTGGACCGCCAGCGCGAGGACCGCGCCGACGCCGCCTTCCTCGTCGAGGAGGTCCCGATGGAGGAAGCCGACCGGTACGGCGTCTGTGACACCAACGACTACGGCGAGGTCACCGACATCGTGGAAAAGCCCGACGATCCGCCGACGAACCTCGTGCTCACGGGCTTTTACACGTTCACGCCCGCCATCTTCCACGCCTGCCATCTCGTCCAGCCCTCCGGTCGCGGCGAGTACGAGGTCTCCGACGCGATCGACCTCCTGCTCCGCTCGGGCCGCACGATCGACGCCGTCAAAATGGACGGCTGGCGGATCGACGTCGGCTACCCCGAGGACAGGGACGAAGCCGAACGACGGCTCCAGGAACAGCGTGGCGAGGCCAGTGCGGAGACGGACGCCGAGTCCGGAACCGAGACGGCGGACGCAAGTTCGAACGAGTAA
- a CDS encoding NAD-dependent epimerase/dehydratase family protein codes for MSATDTEADGESAETTTVAITGAAGYIGSCVVKQLQAAHPGWTIRAFDNFYLGDVRGVGDVAVEHVDIRDRGRLEDALAGADIVMHLAALSGVDDCADHPDLAYEVNVHGTENVAWFCRKHEAGLIFPFSMGVIGDPREFPITVDHPRDPLNWYGRTKLLNERAIETFSEGAFPAHQFMIANLYGDHTIDGERISKGTVTNFFLDRALSGGTLTVYEPGTQSRNYVHVEDVARAYVESAEALVEALDRGDTGVEKYELASDEDPSVQEIAELVADVAAEERDIDADIEIIENPRSGETLVDSFPVDTSRTKRDLGWSAEHTVEETIRERLRTA; via the coding sequence ATGAGCGCGACCGACACCGAGGCCGACGGCGAGAGCGCCGAGACGACGACCGTCGCGATCACCGGCGCGGCGGGGTACATCGGGAGCTGCGTCGTCAAACAGCTCCAGGCGGCCCACCCGGGATGGACGATCAGGGCGTTCGACAACTTCTATCTCGGCGACGTTCGCGGGGTCGGCGACGTCGCGGTTGAACACGTCGACATCCGCGACCGCGGGCGGCTCGAAGACGCGCTCGCCGGGGCGGACATCGTGATGCATCTCGCCGCACTCAGCGGCGTCGACGACTGTGCGGATCACCCGGACCTCGCCTACGAGGTCAACGTCCACGGGACCGAGAACGTGGCGTGGTTCTGCCGGAAGCACGAGGCTGGATTGATCTTCCCGTTCAGCATGGGCGTCATCGGCGACCCACGGGAGTTCCCGATCACGGTCGACCACCCACGGGACCCGCTCAACTGGTACGGCCGGACCAAGCTGCTGAACGAGCGCGCGATCGAGACCTTCTCGGAGGGAGCGTTCCCGGCCCACCAGTTCATGATCGCCAACCTCTACGGCGATCACACGATCGACGGCGAGCGGATCTCGAAGGGCACGGTCACGAACTTCTTCCTCGATCGTGCGCTCTCGGGCGGGACGCTCACGGTGTACGAGCCGGGCACCCAGTCGCGCAACTACGTCCACGTCGAGGACGTCGCACGCGCCTACGTCGAGAGCGCCGAGGCGCTGGTCGAAGCGCTCGATCGCGGCGACACCGGCGTCGAGAAGTACGAGCTCGCGAGCGACGAGGACCCGAGCGTCCAGGAGATCGCCGAGCTGGTCGCCGACGTGGCGGCCGAGGAGCGCGACATCGATGCCGACATCGAGATCATCGAAAACCCCCGGTCGGGCGAGACGCTCGTCGACTCGTTCCCGGTCGACACCAGCAGAACGAAGCGCGACCTCGGCTGGTCGGCCGAGCACACCGTCGAGGAGACGATCCGCGAACGGCTCCGTACCGCGTAG
- a CDS encoding NAD-dependent epimerase/dehydratase family protein: MDLLVTGGCGYIGSALVPLLCEDDRVDRVVVLDDLSTGSPRNLLGCVGDVDFRGGDVREYGDVESAVRDVDGIVHLAAITGADSTHDRREETYATNLEGTRNVLTAAGKIGVDRVVVASSCNIYGRATSTDIDEGIEPDPINPYAETKYESEKLLREYVAEYDMDGTAIRLSTVYGDAPGIRFNLVVNQFVFRALTGRPLTVYGDGSNWRPFVHVDDAARAYRDAVLRPDAWPKPVYNVGANDENYRIRDVATLISEEIETVDVTYLEDEHPGPSYHVNFDRLRETGFEPEYTLREGVRELARRFRG; the protein is encoded by the coding sequence ATGGACCTCCTCGTCACCGGCGGGTGTGGGTACATCGGGAGCGCGCTGGTGCCCCTCTTGTGCGAGGACGACCGGGTGGATCGGGTCGTCGTGCTCGACGATCTCTCGACGGGCTCGCCGCGGAACCTGCTGGGCTGCGTCGGGGACGTCGACTTCCGGGGGGGCGACGTCCGGGAGTACGGCGACGTCGAGAGCGCGGTGCGGGACGTCGACGGGATCGTCCACCTCGCGGCGATCACCGGCGCGGACAGCACCCACGACCGGCGCGAGGAGACCTACGCGACCAATCTGGAGGGCACGCGGAACGTGCTCACCGCGGCCGGGAAGATCGGCGTCGATCGCGTCGTCGTGGCCTCCTCGTGTAACATCTACGGCCGGGCGACGAGCACCGACATCGACGAGGGGATCGAGCCCGACCCGATCAACCCCTACGCCGAGACCAAGTACGAGTCCGAGAAACTGCTCCGTGAGTACGTGGCCGAATACGACATGGACGGGACCGCGATCCGGCTGAGCACGGTGTACGGCGACGCGCCGGGCATCCGGTTCAACCTCGTCGTCAACCAGTTCGTCTTCCGGGCGCTCACCGGCCGGCCACTCACCGTGTACGGCGACGGCTCGAACTGGCGGCCGTTCGTCCACGTCGACGACGCCGCGCGGGCCTACCGCGATGCCGTGCTCCGGCCGGACGCGTGGCCGAAACCCGTCTACAACGTGGGGGCGAACGACGAGAACTATCGGATCCGGGACGTCGCTACACTCATCAGCGAGGAGATCGAGACGGTGGACGTGACATACTTAGAGGACGAACACCCCGGCCCCTCCTATCACGTGAACTTCGACCGACTCCGTGAGACCGGCTTCGAACCCGAGTACACGCTCCGCGAGGGCGTCCGCGAGCTCGCACGGAGGTTCAGGGGATGA
- the lrp gene encoding HTH-type transcriptional regulator Lrp → MTYENLDTELVNALLGDGRASLRSLADDLDVSVTTVSNHLADLEDEGVIRGYSPTVDYNALGYDVTAVIQLKVDGSALPDITDRLREHDQMISVYEVTGDHDIVAIGKFEDTDDMNDAIKTLLADADIRESNTNVVLNTVSEHEQFELDIED, encoded by the coding sequence ATGACGTACGAAAACCTCGATACGGAACTCGTCAACGCGCTGCTGGGCGACGGTCGTGCCAGCCTCCGGAGCCTCGCCGACGACCTCGACGTCTCGGTGACGACGGTCTCGAATCACCTCGCGGATCTCGAAGACGAGGGCGTCATCCGGGGGTACTCGCCCACGGTGGACTACAACGCGCTCGGCTACGACGTCACCGCCGTGATCCAGCTCAAGGTCGACGGCAGCGCGCTGCCCGACATCACCGATCGGCTCCGCGAGCACGACCAGATGATCTCGGTGTACGAGGTCACCGGCGATCACGACATCGTTGCGATCGGGAAGTTCGAGGACACCGACGACATGAACGACGCGATCAAGACGCTGCTCGCCGACGCCGACATCCGCGAATCGAACACCAACGTCGTGCTCAACACCGTGAGCGAGCACGAACAGTTCGAACTCGACATCGAGGATTAG
- a CDS encoding nucleoside phosphorylase: protein MQGVIDDCDASYDSGDCNLYTSTAFLGRMPYPNSPDKHDWEALITPRASLEYFHDEPDPVPKSLVLCFHDGLLDHVAESYAVTEFETWDTGYALDTTDGRVGIVRVPGVGAPVTALVMEKLITRGTERFLALGHVGSLQPDVELGDLVIVDRALRDEGTSHHYLDAGTYVDATPALCDQLEAALDAVDETHHTGPTWTTDAIYRETIPEIERYREDGIITVDMEAAAVFAIAERRGVDAGALFTISDHLDPSGWEPRFTETGEHLERAFARAVAALTG from the coding sequence ATGCAGGGTGTTATCGATGACTGTGATGCGAGCTACGACAGCGGCGACTGTAATTTATATACATCGACGGCCTTCCTCGGACGAATGCCGTACCCGAACAGTCCGGACAAGCACGATTGGGAGGCGCTGATCACGCCGCGGGCGAGCCTCGAGTACTTCCACGACGAGCCGGATCCGGTACCGAAATCGCTCGTCCTGTGTTTCCACGACGGACTTCTCGACCACGTTGCCGAGAGCTACGCCGTCACCGAGTTCGAGACGTGGGATACGGGATACGCACTCGACACCACCGATGGGCGGGTCGGGATCGTTCGCGTGCCTGGCGTCGGCGCGCCGGTGACCGCCCTGGTGATGGAGAAGTTGATCACCCGCGGAACCGAGCGGTTCCTCGCGCTCGGACACGTCGGCAGCCTCCAGCCGGACGTCGAACTCGGCGATCTTGTGATCGTGGACCGCGCGCTGCGCGACGAAGGGACCTCCCATCACTACCTCGATGCCGGGACGTACGTCGACGCGACACCCGCGCTGTGTGACCAACTCGAAGCTGCACTCGATGCAGTCGACGAAACCCACCACACTGGCCCGACGTGGACCACGGACGCGATCTACCGGGAGACGATCCCAGAGATCGAGCGCTACCGTGAGGACGGGATCATCACGGTGGACATGGAGGCCGCGGCGGTGTTCGCGATCGCGGAGCGTCGCGGTGTCGATGCGGGCGCGCTGTTCACCATCAGCGATCACCTCGACCCGTCGGGCTGGGAGCCACGGTTCACGGAGACGGGCGAGCACCTCGAACGTGCGTTCGCGCGGGCCGTCGCGGCGCTCACAGGGTGA
- the glnA gene encoding type I glutamate--ammonia ligase, producing the protein MTNETPPDGGLSTDAQRVLERIDEHNVDFLRLQFTDILGTVKNVSVPASQAEKAFTEGIYFDGSSIEGFVRIQESDMRLKPDPTTFAVLPWRDRDDGTASARLICDVMNTSTGEPFAGDPRGVLKDALDRAAELGYEVNAAPEPEFFLFEHDEEGRATTKTNDAGGYFDLAPKDLASDVRRDIIYGLEEMGFEIEASHHEVAQGQHEINFTYDDALTTADNVATFRSVVRAIAAQHDLHATFMPKPIARINGSGMHTHLSLFDGGENAFHDGDDEFDLSDTAKQFVAGILDHAPAVTAVCNPTINSYKRLVPGYEAPVYVAWSDRNRSALVRKPAARTPAASRIELRSPDPSCNPYLAIAAMITAGLDGIERELDAPDPVRENIYEFDEERRAEYGIDTLPTTLAGSLDALEADEVVTSALGDHVADTFVAAKREEVTDYRVSVSEWEKDRYLETF; encoded by the coding sequence ATGACAAACGAAACTCCACCCGACGGCGGTCTCTCGACCGACGCACAGCGGGTTCTCGAACGGATCGACGAGCACAACGTCGACTTCCTCCGGCTCCAGTTCACCGACATCCTCGGCACGGTCAAGAACGTCTCCGTTCCCGCCTCCCAGGCGGAGAAGGCGTTCACCGAGGGGATCTACTTCGACGGCTCCTCGATCGAGGGGTTCGTCCGGATCCAGGAGTCGGACATGCGGCTCAAGCCCGATCCGACGACGTTCGCCGTCCTGCCGTGGCGCGACCGCGACGACGGCACCGCGAGCGCGCGGCTGATCTGCGACGTCATGAACACCTCGACCGGCGAGCCGTTCGCCGGCGACCCGCGTGGGGTGCTCAAGGACGCGCTCGATCGCGCTGCGGAGCTGGGCTACGAGGTCAACGCCGCGCCCGAACCCGAGTTCTTCCTGTTCGAGCACGACGAGGAGGGCCGTGCGACGACGAAGACCAACGACGCCGGCGGCTACTTCGACCTCGCGCCGAAGGACCTCGCCTCGGACGTCCGCCGGGACATCATCTACGGGCTGGAGGAGATGGGCTTCGAGATCGAGGCCTCCCACCACGAGGTCGCCCAGGGCCAACACGAGATCAACTTCACGTACGACGACGCGCTCACGACCGCGGACAACGTCGCGACGTTCCGATCGGTGGTGCGGGCGATCGCGGCCCAGCACGATCTCCACGCGACGTTCATGCCCAAGCCGATCGCGCGGATCAACGGTTCGGGGATGCACACTCACCTCTCGCTCTTTGACGGGGGCGAGAACGCCTTCCACGACGGGGACGACGAGTTCGACCTCTCCGACACCGCCAAACAGTTCGTCGCGGGCATCCTCGATCACGCGCCCGCCGTCACCGCGGTCTGCAACCCGACGATCAACAGCTACAAGCGCCTGGTGCCAGGGTACGAGGCTCCCGTCTACGTGGCGTGGTCGGACAGGAACCGCTCGGCACTGGTCCGCAAACCCGCCGCGCGCACCCCGGCGGCCTCCCGGATCGAACTCCGCTCGCCCGATCCCTCGTGCAACCCGTATCTCGCGATCGCGGCGATGATCACCGCCGGGCTCGACGGGATCGAGCGCGAACTCGACGCCCCCGATCCCGTTCGCGAGAACATCTACGAGTTCGACGAGGAGCGCCGTGCAGAGTACGGGATCGACACGCTGCCGACGACGCTCGCCGGGTCGCTCGACGCGCTCGAAGCCGACGAGGTCGTCACGAGCGCGCTCGGTGACCACGTCGCCGACACGTTCGTCGCGGCCAAACGCGAGGAGGTCACCGACTACCGGGTGTCGGTCAGCGAGTGGGAGAAAGACCGCTACCTCGAAACGTTCTGA
- the thsB gene encoding thermosome subunit beta, producing the protein MQGQPMIIMGDDSQRVQDEDAQSHNINAARAVSDSVRSTLGPKGMDKMLVSSMGDVTVTNDGVTILTEMDINNPTAEMIVEVAETQEDEAGDGTTTAVAVAGELLKNAEGLLEQDIHPTAIIKGLQMASDHARAEIDDLAEQIDADDTERVRKVAETSMTGKGAESNKEQLANLIVDAVQNVTVETETGENVVDLEYVNIETQTGQSASDSTLLDGAVISKDPVHDNMPTEVEDASVLLLSEAVEVEEANVDSQVSLSDPDQLQQFLDQEDEQLKAKVEQIKETGADVVFCQKGIDDLAQHYLAKEGILAVRRAKKSDIEFLKEVLGANIVSDLNSARADDLGTGSVTRDEEGGLFYVEGDDSHGVTILLRGSTDHVVDELERGITDALEVVAQTVSDGRVLAGGGAIEVELASRLREYADSVSGREQLAVEAFADSLELVPRVLSENAGLDPIDTLVDLRSAHESGDEHAGLNVYDGDVEDTYEAGVVEPAHAKEQALASATEAANLVLKIDDIISAGDLTTEGGEEAGGPGGPGGAPGGMGGMGGMGGMGGMM; encoded by the coding sequence ATGCAGGGCCAACCCATGATCATCATGGGCGACGACTCCCAGCGCGTCCAGGACGAGGACGCTCAGTCCCACAACATCAACGCGGCACGCGCAGTATCGGACTCGGTTCGATCGACACTCGGGCCGAAGGGGATGGACAAGATGCTCGTCTCCTCGATGGGCGACGTCACGGTGACGAACGACGGCGTCACCATCCTGACCGAGATGGACATCAACAACCCCACGGCGGAGATGATCGTCGAGGTCGCCGAGACCCAGGAGGACGAGGCGGGCGACGGCACCACGACGGCGGTCGCGGTCGCGGGCGAACTCCTCAAGAACGCCGAGGGGCTCCTCGAACAGGACATCCACCCGACGGCGATCATCAAGGGCCTCCAGATGGCGAGCGACCACGCCCGCGCGGAGATCGACGACCTCGCCGAGCAGATCGACGCCGACGACACCGAGCGGGTCCGCAAGGTCGCCGAGACCTCGATGACCGGCAAGGGAGCCGAGTCGAACAAGGAGCAGCTCGCGAACCTCATCGTCGACGCGGTTCAAAACGTGACCGTCGAGACCGAGACCGGCGAGAACGTCGTGGACCTCGAGTACGTCAACATCGAGACCCAGACCGGCCAGTCCGCGAGCGACTCGACGCTCCTCGACGGCGCAGTCATCAGCAAGGACCCGGTTCACGACAACATGCCGACCGAGGTCGAGGACGCCTCGGTGCTCCTGCTGAGCGAGGCCGTCGAGGTCGAGGAGGCGAACGTCGATTCGCAGGTCAGCCTCTCGGATCCCGACCAGCTCCAGCAGTTCCTCGACCAGGAGGACGAGCAGCTGAAGGCCAAGGTCGAGCAGATCAAGGAAACCGGCGCTGATGTCGTGTTCTGCCAGAAGGGCATCGACGACCTCGCCCAGCACTACCTCGCGAAGGAGGGCATCCTGGCCGTGCGCCGGGCGAAGAAATCCGACATCGAGTTCCTGAAGGAAGTCCTCGGGGCGAACATCGTCTCGGACCTGAACAGCGCGCGTGCCGACGACCTCGGCACCGGCTCGGTGACGCGCGACGAGGAAGGGGGCCTGTTCTACGTCGAGGGCGATGACTCCCACGGCGTCACGATCCTCCTCCGGGGCTCGACCGACCACGTGGTCGACGAGCTCGAACGCGGCATCACGGACGCGCTGGAGGTCGTCGCTCAGACCGTCTCCGACGGGCGTGTGCTCGCCGGCGGCGGCGCGATCGAGGTCGAACTCGCCTCCCGGCTCCGCGAGTACGCCGACTCCGTGAGCGGGCGCGAGCAGCTCGCGGTCGAGGCGTTCGCCGACTCGCTCGAACTCGTCCCCCGCGTCCTCTCGGAGAACGCGGGCCTCGATCCGATCGACACCCTCGTCGACCTCCGCTCGGCCCACGAGTCCGGTGACGAGCACGCGGGTCTGAACGTCTACGACGGCGACGTCGAGGACACCTACGAGGCCGGCGTCGTCGAGCCGGCCCACGCCAAGGAGCAGGCCCTGGCGAGCGCTACTGAGGCCGCGAACCTCGTGCTCAAGATCGACGACATCATCTCGGCCGGCGACCTCACCACCGAGGGTGGCGAGGAGGCGGGCGGCCCCGGCGGTCCCGGTGGCGCACCCGGCGGCATGGGTGGCATGGGCGGGATGGGTGGCATGGGCGGCATGATGTAA